A genomic region of Minwuia thermotolerans contains the following coding sequences:
- a CDS encoding branched-chain amino acid ABC transporter permease: MLTRLLSGDLPRSTALTAVLLAILAGLVLAPFLFPGTRSLDTAARIAIFIVLVGSYDLLLGYTGIVSFAHTMFFGIGAYGVALSLTNSGPGWGAVGVGAAAGILLAVALAFVIGLFSLRVKAIFFAMVTLAVASAFAILVSQTYQLTGGEDGLSYAVPRELTPGFKWADARPFGVRLDGRLISYYLVLTVSLAAFLLMLRFVNSPFGRVLQAIRENAFRAEAVGYRTVHYRTAATCLSAAMAALAGVLMALWLRYTGPQTTLSLDIMIDILLMVVIGGMGTMYGAVIGATILVLARNYLQGLMGAASDLTSGLPLLPELLQPDRWLLWLGVLFILSVYFFPMGIVGRLRQAR, encoded by the coding sequence ATGCTGACACGACTCCTCTCCGGCGACCTGCCGCGCAGCACCGCCCTGACCGCCGTCCTGCTTGCGATCCTGGCCGGACTCGTCCTGGCGCCGTTCCTCTTCCCCGGCACGCGTTCGCTCGACACCGCCGCGCGCATCGCCATCTTCATCGTGCTGGTCGGCAGCTACGACCTGCTGCTGGGCTATACGGGCATCGTCTCCTTCGCCCACACCATGTTCTTCGGCATCGGCGCCTACGGCGTCGCGCTCTCGCTCACGAATTCGGGACCTGGCTGGGGCGCGGTGGGCGTCGGCGCGGCCGCGGGAATCCTGCTGGCAGTGGCCCTCGCCTTCGTCATCGGGCTCTTCTCGCTCAGGGTGAAAGCGATCTTCTTCGCCATGGTCACCCTCGCCGTGGCCAGCGCCTTCGCCATTCTGGTGTCCCAGACCTACCAGCTCACCGGCGGCGAGGACGGCCTCAGCTACGCCGTCCCGCGCGAACTGACGCCGGGCTTCAAATGGGCGGACGCGCGGCCCTTCGGGGTCCGGCTCGACGGCCGGTTGATCTCCTACTACCTTGTACTGACGGTCTCACTGGCGGCGTTCCTGCTGATGCTGCGCTTCGTCAACTCGCCCTTCGGCAGGGTGCTTCAGGCGATCCGCGAGAACGCCTTCCGCGCCGAGGCGGTGGGCTACCGCACCGTCCACTACCGCACCGCGGCGACCTGCCTCTCGGCCGCCATGGCGGCGCTGGCGGGCGTGCTGATGGCGCTCTGGCTGCGCTATACCGGCCCGCAGACGACGCTCTCCCTCGACATCATGATCGACATCCTTCTGATGGTCGTGATCGGCGGGATGGGGACGATGTACGGCGCGGTGATCGGGGCGACCATTCTCGTGCTGGCGCGCAACTACCTGCAGGGGCTGATGGGCGCAGCCTCCGACCTGACCAGCGGGCTGCCGCTGCTGCCGGAACTCCTGCAGCCGGACCGTTGGTTGCTCTGGTTGGGCGTGCTGTTCATCCTCAGCGTCTATTTCTTCCCGATGGGTATCGTGGGCCGCCTGCGCCAGGCGCGCTAG
- a CDS encoding branched-chain amino acid ABC transporter permease gives MINRNDEAAPRTPLMDRLTGEALPVLAPIILALAAFMAIGSLPTWLTLTLAGLAMGMMIFVMASGLTLVFGLMDVLNFGHGAFIALGAFVGVTVLRTVFPEYLGADSVALNLIAMVAAIVAAALVTGALGWVFERVIVMPVYGHHLKQILITMGGLIVVEQLIHVVWGPNEIPIEQPATLRGSFTMGEFGFEKYRLFAALLGIGIFLGLRAVLKRTKIGLIIRAGVENREMVEALGYRVTLVFVAVFVAGSALAGLGGVMWGLYDQLVFARMGMDNMILVFIVVIIGGLGSVEGCFIGALLVGLVANYTGYLAPTVALGSNILLMVVILMWRPQGLYPVAGSQ, from the coding sequence ATGATCAACCGCAATGACGAGGCGGCGCCGCGCACGCCGCTGATGGACCGTCTGACCGGCGAGGCGCTGCCGGTGCTGGCGCCCATCATCCTCGCGCTCGCCGCGTTCATGGCCATCGGCTCCCTGCCGACCTGGCTGACGCTGACCCTGGCCGGCCTGGCCATGGGCATGATGATCTTCGTCATGGCCTCCGGCCTGACGCTGGTCTTCGGGCTGATGGATGTTCTGAACTTCGGCCACGGGGCCTTCATCGCACTCGGCGCCTTCGTCGGCGTCACTGTGCTGCGAACTGTCTTTCCGGAGTATCTCGGCGCGGATTCGGTGGCACTCAACCTGATCGCGATGGTGGCGGCGATCGTCGCCGCGGCCCTCGTCACCGGGGCGCTGGGCTGGGTCTTCGAGCGGGTGATCGTGATGCCCGTCTACGGCCACCACCTGAAGCAGATCCTGATCACCATGGGCGGCCTGATCGTGGTCGAGCAGCTCATCCACGTGGTCTGGGGCCCGAACGAGATTCCGATCGAACAGCCGGCGACGTTGCGCGGCTCCTTCACCATGGGCGAGTTCGGCTTCGAGAAGTATCGCCTCTTCGCCGCACTGCTTGGCATCGGAATCTTTCTCGGTCTGCGCGCGGTGCTGAAACGCACCAAGATCGGCCTGATCATCCGTGCGGGCGTCGAGAACCGGGAGATGGTGGAGGCGCTGGGCTACCGCGTCACACTGGTCTTCGTCGCCGTCTTCGTGGCCGGCTCGGCGCTCGCCGGCCTGGGCGGCGTGATGTGGGGGCTCTACGACCAGCTCGTCTTCGCCCGGATGGGCATGGACAACATGATTCTGGTTTTCATCGTCGTCATCATTGGCGGGCTGGGCTCGGTCGAGGGCTGCTTCATCGGCGCCCTGCTGGTCGGCCTGGTCGCCAACTACACCGGCTACCTGGCGCCGACAGTCGCGCTGGGTTCCAACATCCTGCTGATGGTGGTGATCCTGATGTGGCGGCCGCAGGGCCTCTATCCCGTCGCCGGCAGCCAGTGA
- a CDS encoding ABC transporter ATP-binding protein, which yields MSDDAILRLSGVHTHIGQYHILQGVDLQVPRGGVSMLLGRNGAGKTTTMRTIMGLWRASAGEVVFDGQPIHSLPTPAIARLGIAYVPENMGIFAGLTVRENMSLAARSGPMDSDRLDWIWGVFPALKKFWDWPAGNLSGGQKQMLAVARAVIEPCRLLLVDEPTKGLAPAIVGALIDAFGELKQETTILMVEQSFHMAERIGDSVAVMDDGHIVHAGSMAELASDTELQGRLLGLSLEGAL from the coding sequence GTGTCTGACGATGCCATCCTCCGTCTCTCCGGCGTCCACACCCACATCGGCCAGTACCACATCCTGCAGGGCGTGGATCTCCAGGTTCCCCGGGGCGGCGTATCGATGCTGCTGGGCCGCAACGGCGCCGGCAAGACGACCACCATGCGCACGATCATGGGTCTGTGGCGCGCCTCCGCCGGCGAAGTGGTCTTCGACGGCCAGCCCATCCATTCCCTGCCGACGCCGGCGATCGCTCGGCTGGGCATCGCCTACGTACCGGAGAACATGGGCATCTTCGCCGGGCTAACCGTGCGCGAGAACATGAGCCTCGCCGCCCGCTCCGGCCCGATGGACTCGGACCGTCTGGACTGGATCTGGGGTGTGTTTCCAGCGCTGAAGAAGTTCTGGGACTGGCCGGCAGGCAATCTCTCAGGCGGCCAGAAGCAGATGCTGGCGGTCGCGCGCGCGGTGATCGAGCCCTGCCGGCTGCTGCTGGTCGACGAACCCACCAAGGGTCTCGCCCCGGCCATCGTCGGCGCTCTGATCGACGCCTTCGGCGAACTGAAGCAGGAGACGACGATCCTGATGGTCGAACAGAGTTTCCACATGGCCGAGCGGATCGGCGACAGCGTCGCGGTGATGGACGACGGTCACATCGTCCATGCCGGGAGCATGGCCGAGCTCGCTTCCGATACGGAACTGCAGGGACGGCTTCTGGGCCTTTCGCTGGAGGGCGCGCTTTGA
- a CDS encoding ABC transporter ATP-binding protein codes for MANDQKPVVETRGLTIRFGGHIAVNNVSCAFGQGTLTAIVGPNGAGKTTYFNLISGQLRAHAGQVLLNGEDVTRLPAPARTRRGMGRAFQLTNLFPNLSVRENVRLAVQARKGLGFDLLSMAARHTELTDEAEQVLERVGLLARADAAAASLPHGDQRKLEVAILIALDRQVLMFDEPTAGMSMDEVPVILDLIQQMKVDASRTILLVEHKMDVIRTLADRIVVLHHGYLVADGDPAEVMNSPIVQEAYLGTGVADRV; via the coding sequence ATGGCGAATGACCAGAAGCCGGTTGTAGAGACCCGCGGCCTGACCATCCGCTTCGGCGGCCACATCGCGGTCAACAACGTGAGCTGCGCCTTCGGGCAGGGCACGCTGACGGCGATCGTCGGACCCAACGGGGCCGGCAAGACCACCTACTTCAACCTGATTTCCGGACAGCTGCGGGCCCATGCAGGCCAGGTGCTGCTGAACGGCGAGGACGTCACCCGCCTGCCCGCCCCGGCGCGGACCCGACGCGGCATGGGCCGCGCGTTCCAGCTCACCAACCTGTTCCCGAACCTGTCCGTCAGGGAGAACGTGCGGCTGGCGGTTCAGGCGCGGAAAGGTCTGGGCTTCGACCTGCTGTCCATGGCCGCGCGCCACACGGAACTGACCGACGAGGCCGAACAGGTGCTCGAGCGCGTCGGCCTGCTGGCGCGCGCCGACGCCGCTGCCGCTTCCCTGCCCCACGGCGACCAGCGCAAGCTGGAGGTTGCCATCCTGATCGCGCTCGACCGCCAGGTGCTGATGTTCGACGAACCCACAGCGGGCATGAGCATGGACGAGGTGCCGGTCATCCTGGATCTGATCCAGCAGATGAAGGTCGACGCATCCCGCACCATCCTTCTGGTGGAGCACAAGATGGACGTGATCCGCACACTGGCCGACCGCATCGTCGTGCTGCATCACGGCTACCTGGTCGCCGATGGCGATCCCGCCGAGGTGATGAATTCGCCGATCGTGCAAGAGGCCTATCTGGGCACGGGGGTGGCCGACCGTGTCTGA
- a CDS encoding substrate-binding domain-containing protein has product MRRLLGAAAMAATMVGAGMSLADDTVKIAHIYGKTGPLEAYAQQSHRGLMLGLEYATEGTMEVLGQKIEVIEKDTQLKPDQGRALLAEAYGDEEADIAIGPVSSGVALAMLPVAQEYQKILLVEPAVADSITGSAWNRYIFRTGRNSSQDAIANAVAIGKPGVKIATLAQDYAFGRDGVAAFKEALAGSGAELVHEEYAPQDTTDFTSHAQRIFDALKDEEGRKIIWMIWAGKGNPLGKLAAMEPSRFGIELATGGNILPALVAYRVVPGMEGATYYYYEIPQNPVNDWLVKTHQERFDSPPDFFTAGGMAAGIAIVEAIRKAGSTETEALIKAMEGMEFQTPKGKMIFRAKDHQALQEMYHFKIAIEDGVEWAVPKLVDVIEIDEMDVPVRN; this is encoded by the coding sequence ATGAGACGCTTGCTTGGCGCCGCCGCGATGGCCGCCACAATGGTTGGGGCCGGCATGTCGCTGGCCGACGACACCGTCAAGATCGCCCACATCTACGGCAAGACCGGTCCGCTGGAAGCCTACGCCCAGCAGTCGCACCGGGGACTGATGCTGGGCCTCGAGTACGCCACCGAGGGGACCATGGAGGTCCTGGGCCAGAAGATCGAGGTGATAGAGAAGGACACCCAGCTGAAGCCCGACCAGGGCCGTGCGCTGCTGGCCGAAGCCTATGGCGACGAAGAGGCGGACATCGCCATCGGCCCCGTGAGTTCGGGGGTGGCGCTGGCCATGCTGCCGGTCGCGCAGGAGTACCAGAAGATCCTGCTGGTCGAGCCGGCTGTGGCCGACAGCATCACCGGCAGTGCCTGGAACCGTTATATCTTCCGGACTGGCCGCAATTCTTCGCAGGACGCCATCGCAAATGCGGTCGCCATCGGCAAGCCGGGCGTGAAGATCGCCACCCTGGCGCAGGACTACGCCTTCGGCCGCGACGGCGTCGCCGCCTTCAAGGAAGCGCTGGCCGGTTCCGGGGCCGAGCTGGTGCACGAGGAGTACGCGCCCCAGGACACCACGGACTTCACCTCTCATGCACAGCGCATCTTCGACGCGCTGAAGGACGAGGAAGGCCGCAAGATCATCTGGATGATCTGGGCCGGCAAGGGCAACCCGCTGGGCAAGCTGGCGGCGATGGAGCCCAGCCGTTTCGGCATCGAGCTGGCCACCGGCGGCAATATCCTGCCCGCCCTGGTGGCCTACAGGGTCGTGCCCGGCATGGAAGGCGCCACCTATTACTACTACGAGATCCCGCAGAACCCGGTCAACGACTGGCTGGTGAAGACCCACCAGGAGCGCTTCGACAGCCCGCCGGACTTCTTCACCGCGGGAGGTATGGCGGCCGGCATCGCCATCGTCGAGGCCATCCGCAAGGCCGGCTCGACCGAGACCGAGGCGCTGATCAAGGCCATGGAGGGCATGGAGTTCCAGACGCCCAAGGGCAAGATGATCTTCCGCGCCAAGGACCATCAGGCCCTGCAGGAGATGTATCACTTCAAGATCGCAATCGAGGACGGCGTGGAGTGGGCCGTGCCCAAGCTCGTCGACGTCATCGAGATTGACGAGATGGACGTCCCGGTCCGGAACTAG
- a CDS encoding sigma-54 interaction domain-containing protein has translation MAFKAIGEAEIRRQAAQAMIDLFDSMYEGAFAVDTRARISWMNDKFKALLGWNGVDLVEGKPVEDVIPHSEMRRVLDSGRADLLDIIDLGNRQLTVSRIPLRGEDGRLLGAMGVILFDRLQSLKPLVTRFQQLQSELEITRRELAESRRAKYRFGSFVGATEAVRQLKRHARRAAERDAAVLLYGETGTGKELLAHAIHAASPRAQKPMVRVNVAAIPETLLEAELFGAAPGAYTGVGRHGREGKIQLADGGTLFLDEIGDMPPPLQAKLLRVLQEQEIEPLGANRVVAVDVRIISATSRDLKAMVDKGEFRADLYYRLNVLPITVPPLRERPDDLPLLCEALLEDMAHRAGGAPREVAADAFPRLAAYDWPGNVRELRNVLEQAAAAVDTDVLGPDDFDGLLPRPRSAARQVSAKPAGEIRPLREVLAEAEAAAIRHALEQTNGVKVEAARRLGISRAQFYAKLASHSIMSETPDRWKTV, from the coding sequence ATGGCGTTCAAGGCGATCGGAGAGGCCGAGATCCGCCGCCAGGCGGCGCAGGCGATGATTGACCTGTTCGATTCCATGTACGAAGGCGCCTTCGCGGTCGACACCCGCGCCCGCATTTCATGGATGAACGACAAGTTCAAGGCGCTGCTGGGCTGGAACGGCGTCGACCTGGTGGAAGGCAAGCCGGTCGAGGACGTCATCCCCCATTCGGAAATGCGCCGCGTCCTGGATTCAGGACGGGCCGACCTTCTCGACATCATCGACCTCGGCAACCGGCAGCTCACCGTCTCGCGCATTCCGCTCAGGGGCGAGGACGGCCGCCTTCTGGGGGCCATGGGCGTGATCCTGTTCGACCGGCTGCAATCCCTGAAGCCGCTGGTGACGCGCTTCCAGCAGTTGCAGAGCGAACTGGAAATCACGCGACGTGAACTGGCGGAGAGCCGGCGCGCCAAGTACCGCTTCGGCAGTTTCGTCGGCGCGACGGAGGCCGTACGCCAGTTGAAGCGGCACGCCCGCCGGGCGGCAGAGCGCGACGCGGCGGTGCTGCTCTATGGCGAAACCGGCACCGGCAAGGAACTGCTCGCCCACGCCATCCACGCCGCTTCGCCACGGGCGCAGAAGCCCATGGTCCGCGTCAATGTCGCGGCCATTCCGGAAACCCTTCTGGAAGCGGAGCTGTTCGGCGCCGCCCCCGGTGCCTATACCGGCGTCGGCCGCCACGGCCGCGAGGGCAAGATCCAGCTCGCCGACGGCGGCACGCTCTTTCTCGACGAGATCGGCGACATGCCACCGCCGCTGCAGGCAAAGCTGCTGCGCGTCCTGCAGGAACAGGAGATCGAACCGCTGGGCGCCAATCGGGTGGTCGCCGTGGACGTGCGCATCATCAGCGCCACCAGCCGGGATCTGAAGGCCATGGTCGACAAGGGTGAGTTCCGCGCCGACCTCTACTATCGCCTCAACGTGCTGCCGATCACCGTGCCGCCGCTGCGGGAACGGCCGGACGACCTGCCGCTGCTCTGCGAGGCGCTGCTGGAGGACATGGCGCACCGGGCCGGCGGCGCGCCGCGCGAGGTCGCCGCCGACGCGTTCCCCCGCCTGGCCGCCTATGACTGGCCGGGCAATGTCAGGGAACTCCGCAATGTCCTGGAACAGGCCGCGGCCGCCGTCGACACGGATGTTCTCGGCCCCGACGATTTCGACGGCCTGCTGCCCCGGCCCCGATCGGCCGCTCGGCAAGTCTCGGCAAAACCGGCGGGGGAAATTCGCCCGTTACGCGAGGTGCTGGCAGAAGCGGAGGCCGCCGCTATCCGTCACGCGCTGGAACAGACCAACGGCGTCAAGGTCGAAGCGGCCCGGCGCCTCGGCATATCGCGGGCCCAGTTCTACGCCAAGCTCGCCAGCCACAGCATCATGTCCGAAACACCGGACAGATGGAAAACTGTCTGA
- a CDS encoding bactofilin family protein codes for MSPLSRSLPVIPLAGLVLTVLFLALAAPSAAEPDRDREVVELSGEHGDMQFLVGGRVKVSATVTDDVFAAGRYVSFTRADIRNVIAAGYEVTLDGGVVADMIAAGSTVRVAGRVVDDLVAAGGTVRIAPEGAVESDVRAVGETIEVEGVVGGSLRAAARSIRIEGSVGGKADLSAERIVIGPAARIGGDLIYRSHQPPEIAAGAVIEGDVRHIEMDLPDIERIGLTIFGIGLVIGVAWAVAVLLLVVVIQAAFPSLVGEAAAAARARPWNSLGRGVATLMIALAASGLLFASVLGVPLGAALFFTTALLALVGLTVAAQWAGFAIRRWRRRSDPVSARSRMGWTVLGLVALALVSLIPFLGWIVVGLIVAAGVGAAASRIWQRGQPAYEEAG; via the coding sequence ATGTCCCCGCTAAGTCGTTCCCTCCCGGTCATCCCCCTCGCCGGCCTCGTGCTGACCGTCCTCTTCCTTGCCCTCGCTGCGCCGTCCGCCGCCGAGCCGGATCGCGACCGGGAGGTTGTCGAACTCTCCGGCGAGCACGGCGACATGCAGTTTCTCGTCGGCGGGCGGGTGAAGGTCAGCGCCACGGTGACCGACGATGTCTTCGCCGCCGGCCGTTATGTCAGTTTCACGCGGGCCGATATCCGCAACGTGATCGCCGCCGGCTATGAGGTCACCCTGGACGGCGGCGTGGTCGCGGACATGATCGCTGCAGGTTCCACCGTGCGCGTCGCCGGTCGGGTCGTCGACGATCTCGTGGCCGCCGGCGGTACGGTCCGGATCGCCCCTGAAGGGGCGGTCGAGAGCGACGTGCGGGCTGTCGGCGAGACGATCGAGGTCGAGGGCGTGGTCGGCGGCAGCCTCCGTGCGGCTGCACGATCCATCCGGATCGAGGGAAGCGTCGGCGGCAAGGCTGATCTCAGCGCCGAGCGGATCGTCATCGGCCCGGCGGCCCGCATTGGCGGGGACCTGATCTACCGCAGCCACCAGCCGCCGGAGATCGCCGCAGGCGCCGTGATCGAAGGCGACGTGAGGCACATCGAAATGGACCTGCCGGACATCGAGCGGATTGGCCTGACCATATTCGGCATCGGCCTCGTCATCGGCGTCGCCTGGGCCGTAGCCGTCCTGCTGCTGGTGGTGGTGATCCAGGCCGCCTTTCCCTCGCTGGTCGGTGAAGCCGCCGCCGCAGCGCGCGCGCGGCCCTGGAACAGTCTTGGCCGCGGCGTGGCGACCCTGATGATCGCCCTGGCGGCGTCCGGGCTGCTGTTCGCTTCCGTTCTCGGCGTCCCGCTTGGCGCGGCGCTGTTCTTCACTACGGCCCTGCTCGCCCTTGTCGGACTCACCGTGGCCGCCCAGTGGGCCGGCTTCGCCATCCGGCGCTGGCGGCGCCGGAGCGACCCGGTCTCGGCGCGGAGCCGCATGGGCTGGACGGTCCTCGGGCTCGTGGCGCTGGCGCTGGTTTCCCTGATTCCGTTCCTCGGATGGATCGTGGTCGGCCTGATCGTGGCCGCCGGCGTCGGCGCGGCCGCGTCCCGTATCTGGCAGCGAGGACAGCCGGCCTATGAAGAGGCCGGCTGA
- a CDS encoding NAD-dependent succinate-semialdehyde dehydrogenase — MFIQGAWTEAASGKTFSVINPATGETIKEVPDGDREAAKRAIDAAHGAFRDWAGTTAYHRAEVLRRAYDLMIERKEHLARTMTEEQGKPLRAARTEVQYGADFLLWFSEEAKRNYGETIPSPRADQRFIVLHQPVGVVAAITPWNYPVSMITRKVGPALAAGCTVVLKPAEATPLCAIEVFRILTEAGVPDGVINLVTALDPKPIGEEFTTNPKVRKLTFTGSTAVGRMLAGQAAANMKRVSCELGGHAPFIVFKDADPVHAAKGAQLVKFLNTGQACISPNRLYVHSSQADAFTETLAGRVGKMKAGSGFDESVAIGPLVNAAAVDKVARQVDDAKAKGADVVLGGHRLTEGALGGGFFYAPTILHGVNDTMEIYREETFGPVAPIIPFDDEEEALSLANDTHYGLAAYVYTRDIGRAFRMFEGLDFGIIGINDINPSAAAAPFGGMKDSGLGREGAREGIAEYLETKLGGFSI, encoded by the coding sequence ATGTTCATTCAGGGCGCATGGACCGAGGCGGCCTCGGGCAAGACCTTCTCCGTCATCAACCCGGCGACGGGCGAGACCATCAAGGAGGTGCCGGACGGCGACCGCGAGGCGGCGAAGCGCGCCATCGACGCCGCCCACGGCGCCTTCCGCGACTGGGCCGGGACCACGGCCTATCACCGCGCCGAAGTCCTGCGCCGGGCCTACGACCTGATGATCGAGCGCAAGGAGCACCTGGCCCGCACCATGACCGAGGAGCAGGGCAAGCCGCTCCGCGCGGCGCGCACCGAGGTCCAGTACGGCGCCGACTTCCTGCTCTGGTTCTCCGAGGAAGCCAAGCGCAACTACGGCGAGACCATCCCCTCGCCGCGGGCCGACCAGCGATTCATCGTCCTGCACCAGCCGGTCGGCGTCGTGGCCGCGATCACGCCGTGGAACTACCCCGTCTCCATGATCACGCGGAAGGTCGGGCCCGCGCTGGCCGCCGGGTGCACGGTCGTGCTGAAACCGGCGGAGGCGACGCCGCTCTGCGCCATCGAGGTCTTCAGGATCCTGACCGAGGCCGGCGTGCCGGACGGCGTGATCAACCTGGTCACGGCCCTGGATCCGAAGCCCATCGGCGAGGAATTCACGACCAATCCGAAGGTGCGGAAGCTGACCTTCACTGGCTCCACCGCGGTTGGCCGCATGCTGGCAGGCCAGGCCGCGGCGAACATGAAGCGCGTCTCCTGCGAACTGGGCGGCCATGCGCCGTTCATCGTCTTCAAGGACGCGGACCCGGTTCACGCCGCCAAGGGGGCGCAGCTGGTGAAGTTCCTCAACACCGGTCAGGCCTGCATCAGCCCCAACCGGCTCTACGTCCACAGCTCCCAGGCCGACGCCTTCACCGAGACGCTGGCGGGTCGCGTAGGCAAGATGAAGGCGGGCTCCGGCTTCGACGAGAGCGTCGCCATCGGCCCGCTGGTCAATGCCGCCGCCGTCGACAAGGTGGCCCGTCAGGTCGACGATGCGAAGGCCAAGGGCGCGGACGTGGTCCTGGGCGGCCACCGTCTGACCGAGGGCGCGCTTGGCGGCGGTTTCTTCTATGCGCCCACGATCCTGCACGGCGTCAACGATACGATGGAGATCTACCGCGAGGAGACCTTCGGCCCCGTCGCGCCGATCATCCCCTTCGATGACGAGGAAGAGGCGCTGAGCCTCGCCAACGACACCCATTACGGCCTCGCCGCCTATGTCTACACCCGCGATATCGGCCGCGCCTTCCGCATGTTCGAAGGGCTGGACTTCGGCATCATCGGGATCAACGACATCAACCCGAGCGCCGCGGCCGCGCCTTTCGGCGGCATGAAGGACTCGGGCCTGGGCCGCGAGGGCGCCCGCGAAGGCATCGCCGAGTACCTGGAGACGAAGCTGGGCGGCTTCTCAATCTGA
- a CDS encoding alpha/beta hydrolase — MSALDRIDPESREGLKVLLEAMPGGLNGIAEIGARRRKLSDTMREMTAHIEPNPNVSIEDRTIPGPQGAPDVAVRIYRPVGAEGPLPAVCYIHGGGMIMGDLQMGELSAIRMCEVSQAVFVSVDYRLAPEDPYPAAVEDCYAALKWMAGNADELGIRRDRLAINGGSAGGGLTIATALMARDRGGPALCFMMPFYPMIDDRNETPSSHEIVDLGVWDRSGNLEAWEWYLGGRPADGYAAPARMENLSGLPPTYMDVGDMDLFRDENIAFAQRLLQAGVPTEFHVWPGAFHASETFAPGAKLSRRIWAARLDALKRALGD, encoded by the coding sequence ATGTCGGCACTGGACCGGATCGATCCGGAATCGCGGGAGGGCCTGAAGGTCCTGCTGGAGGCGATGCCCGGCGGACTGAACGGCATTGCCGAGATCGGCGCACGGCGGCGGAAGCTGAGCGACACGATGCGGGAGATGACCGCCCACATCGAGCCGAACCCGAACGTCTCGATCGAGGACCGCACCATCCCCGGGCCCCAGGGCGCGCCGGACGTCGCGGTGCGCATCTACCGGCCCGTCGGGGCCGAGGGGCCTCTGCCCGCCGTCTGTTACATCCATGGCGGCGGCATGATCATGGGCGACCTCCAGATGGGCGAACTCTCCGCTATCCGCATGTGCGAGGTCAGCCAGGCCGTCTTCGTCTCGGTCGATTACCGGCTGGCGCCGGAGGATCCCTACCCGGCGGCGGTCGAGGACTGCTACGCCGCGCTGAAATGGATGGCGGGCAACGCCGACGAACTCGGCATCCGGCGCGACCGCCTCGCGATCAACGGCGGCAGCGCCGGCGGCGGACTGACCATCGCGACGGCGCTGATGGCCCGCGACCGCGGCGGTCCGGCACTCTGCTTCATGATGCCGTTCTATCCGATGATCGACGACCGCAACGAGACCCCGTCCAGCCACGAGATCGTCGACCTGGGCGTCTGGGACCGGTCGGGAAATCTCGAGGCCTGGGAATGGTATCTGGGCGGCAGGCCGGCTGACGGCTACGCCGCGCCGGCCCGGATGGAGAATCTCTCCGGCCTGCCGCCGACATACATGGACGTCGGCGACATGGACCTCTTCCGCGACGAGAACATCGCCTTCGCCCAGCGCCTGCTGCAGGCCGGCGTGCCGACGGAGTTCCACGTCTGGCCCGGCGCCTTCCACGCCTCCGAGACATTCGCGCCCGGGGCGAAGCTCAGCCGGCGGATCTGGGCGGCGCGGCTGGACGCACTGAAGCGCGCGCTGGGCGACTGA
- a CDS encoding calcium/sodium antiporter, with translation MSFLELAAGLVLLVLGGDMLVRGAVGLARRLGVSPLLIGLTLVGFGTSMPELVTSVEAALVGSPGIAVGNVVGSNIANILLILGLAALIRPVQASLNSLRRDGVVMTIAAIACAAVVLYGEMSRLVGVGLIAGLIVYLIVAYRAERTVPGLAAEMDLPAPAPLRSERLWVAGPLFLGGLALTVFGAKMLVAAAIDLAQLAGVSEATIGLTVVAIGTSLPELVTSVVAAIRRQGDVALGNILGSNIYNIFGILGVTAILQPIAVPEVIAAFDIWVMLAATVAMMVMAVTGLRVNRFEGGALLAGYMAYIGLVVIQT, from the coding sequence ATGAGCTTCCTCGAACTCGCCGCCGGCCTCGTTCTTCTCGTTCTGGGCGGCGACATGCTTGTCCGCGGCGCCGTCGGCCTCGCCCGCCGGCTCGGCGTCTCGCCCCTGCTGATCGGCCTCACCCTTGTCGGTTTCGGCACCTCCATGCCGGAACTCGTCACCAGCGTGGAGGCCGCCCTGGTCGGCTCGCCTGGTATCGCCGTCGGCAATGTCGTCGGCAGCAACATCGCCAACATCCTGCTGATCCTGGGTCTCGCCGCGCTGATCCGGCCCGTCCAGGCCAGCCTGAACTCGCTGCGCCGCGATGGCGTGGTCATGACCATCGCCGCCATCGCCTGCGCCGCCGTGGTGCTGTACGGGGAAATGAGCCGACTGGTCGGCGTCGGTCTGATCGCCGGCCTCATCGTCTATCTGATCGTCGCCTATCGCGCCGAGCGCACCGTGCCCGGCCTTGCCGCCGAGATGGACCTGCCGGCGCCGGCGCCGCTCCGATCGGAGCGGTTATGGGTAGCCGGGCCGCTCTTCCTGGGCGGTCTGGCGCTGACGGTCTTCGGCGCGAAGATGCTGGTGGCCGCCGCCATCGACCTGGCGCAGCTGGCAGGCGTCTCGGAGGCGACGATCGGGCTCACCGTCGTGGCGATCGGCACCTCGCTGCCCGAGCTGGTGACCTCCGTCGTCGCGGCCATCCGGCGTCAGGGCGACGTCGCACTCGGCAACATCCTGGGCAGCAACATCTACAACATCTTCGGCATCCTGGGCGTCACCGCGATCCTGCAGCCCATCGCCGTGCCCGAGGTGATCGCGGCGTTCGACATCTGGGTAATGCTCGCTGCGACCGTGGCGATGATGGTCATGGCGGTTACCGGACTCCGGGTGAACCGCTTCGAGGGCGGCGCGCTGCTGGCCGGCTACATGGCCTATATCGGCCTGGTCGTGATCCAGACATAG